A window from Mangifera indica cultivar Alphonso chromosome 2, CATAS_Mindica_2.1, whole genome shotgun sequence encodes these proteins:
- the LOC123197579 gene encoding WUSCHEL-related homeobox 2: protein MESDSIDMGSSGGTLASSRWNPTKEQINMLENLYKQGVRTPSAEQIQQITSRLRTYGHIEGKNVFYWFQNHKARQRQKQKQERMAFFNRYIHKAQPVFPPCANVCGPYYLPRSEIGFYPQCPKVLLPGGFTGKVKLDEQMENTRGSLHDPAEQYNYNVMMQMSNIDEVSIDNNQETLPLFPLHPTGILQGRRTITTPSIASTSSSSETNTAIEEGSCDQPFFDFFSGRGCDSD, encoded by the exons ATGGAGAGTGACAGTATAGATATGGGAAGTTCTGGTGGGACTCTGGCCAGTTCAAGATGGAACCCGACAAAGGAGCAGATAAATATGCTTGAGAATTTGTATAAGCAAGGCGTGAGGACCCCGAGTGCAGAACAAATACAGCAAATTACTAGTAGGCTTCGGACTTACGGTCACATTGAAGGAAAGAATGTTTTCTACTGGTTTCAGAATCATAAGGCAAGGCAAAGGCAGAAGCAGAAACAAGAGAGAATGGCCTTTTTCAATCGATATATTCATAAAGCTCAACCTGTGTTCCCTCCTTGCGCTAACG TCTGCGGTCCGTATTACTTACCACGGAGCGAAATAGGGTTCTATCCACAGTGCCCCAAGGTGTTACTTCCTGGTGGCTTTACAGGGAAAGTAAAACTTGATGAACAAATGGAGAATACAAGAGGTTCACTGCATGATCCAGCTGAGCAATATAACTATAATGTTATGATGCAAATGAGCAATATTGATGAAGTCAGCATAGACAATAATCAGGAAACGTTGCCTCTATTTCCCTTGCACCCAACTGGCATTTTACAAGGAAGAAGAACAATCACAACGCCTTCTATTGCTTCGACCTCCAGCTCCTCTGAGACTAACACTGCCATTGAAGAAGGCTCCTGTGACCAACCCTTCTTTGATTTTTTCTCTGGTCGGGGATGCGACAGTGACTGA